The nucleotide sequence GAAAAAAAGCATAACACCCTGTTTCTCTATGAGACATCAGTCGGAGCGGGCTTGCCGGTAATTAATACACTCAAAGACCTAATCAAAAGTGGTGATACGATTCTTGAAATCGAAGCAGTCTTAAGTGGAACATTAAGTTATATTTTTAATACACTAACTGCTGCTGATTCTTTTGCGGAGATCGTTAAACAAGCAAAAGATCTAGGTTACACGGAACCAGATCCGCGGGACGATTTAAGTGGTACGGATGTAGCACGCAAACTCTTAATCTTAGCCCGGGAAGCTGGGCAGGAGATCTCAATGCCTGAGATCCAAGTGCAAAGTCTCATCCCTGAAGTTTGTCGCAAGTGTTCGGCCGAGGAGTTTCTTGCGCTGCTTAAGCTGCACGAAGCCGAAATACTTAAGCCCTTTGCCGCAGCGCTAAAGCAAGGTAAAAAATTATGTTACAGTGGAGCAATTAAAGATGGAGTTGCCAGTACTTCTCTACAAGCAATTGGACCAGAGCACCCATTTTATGGCCTCTCGGGCAGCGATAACATTATTTCCTTTAAAACCAGACGCTACCATACTCGTCCGTTGATCATTAGAGGACCTGGGGCAGGGGCAGATGTTACGGCTGCCGGGGTTTTTGCTGATATCCTACGGGTAGCGATATGAAAAATCTCTCCACGGTGAAAGTCTTTTCTCCAGCAACAGTTGCCAATGTGGCGTGTGCATTTGATGTATTAGGTTTTGCACTTGAAAGTGTTGGGGATTTAATCACTGCACACAAAACTAAGGTGCCCGGGGTGAAGATTACAAAAATTATCTCACCCTATGGAGAACTTTCCCTTGATCCAAAGCATAATACTGCCTCTGTCGCAGCACAGACATTGCTGAAAAATTTGGACCCTGGACTTGGGTTTGAACTTGAGATTGAAAAACAAATGCCAATCGGAAGCGGACTTGGTTCTAGTGCAGCAAGTGCGGCAGGCGCAGTGTTTGCGCTAAATGAATTATTAAACCGCCCTTTTACACAAAAAGAACTGATTACATTTGCGATGGAGGGGGAGCGTGTTGCTGCAGGTGTGGCGCATGCTGATAACGTAGCCCCGGCATTACTCGGCGGATTTACCTTAGTTAGACAGGGACTGCCATTGGATGTGGTCAAAATTCCTTTCCCCGAACAATTAGTAATCGCTGTAGTTTGTCCATTGATTGAAGTTCGGACTGAAGATGCACGTAAAATACTTAAAAAATTGATTCCATTTAAGCGTGTGGTTGAGCAGTTCGGTAACATTGCGGGACTAGTCGCGGGGCTATGTCAGAAAGATCTAGAGCTGATTGGTCGGTCGCTGCAAGATGTAATTATCGAACCTGAACGGGCAATTTTGATCCCTGGATTTAAAGAAGCAAAGCAAAGTGCCCTTGATGCTGGAGCACTTGGCTGTAGCATTTCGGGAAGTGGACCTGCGTTATTTGCATTTTGTAAAGATTTAGCTCAGGCCCAAAAAGTTGCAGATGCGCTAGCGCTACAGTTTAAAAAGATTGAGATCGATAGCTTGGTGTTTACTTCAGCGATTAATCGCACAGGGTGTGCCGTGGTTGAAGGGCAATGAAATTCTATAGCACTAAAGATCGCTCTGTTAGTGTCAGCCTCAAAGAAGCTGTGATCAATAATCTCCCCGCTGGCGGGGGATTATATCTACCAGAGGAAATTCCGCGAATTCAACCCGGCCAGTTAGAAAGCTTAGCAAGCCTATCGTTTCCGGAGCATTCATTCGAGATACTGCATACACTTTTAACTAATTCTCTTCCGCGCAAAATTTTAGAAGCGATTTGCTACAAAGCATTTAGTTTTGATGTCCCGTTGGTTCGTCTTGCCACAAATCTTTATACACTTGAACTATTTCATGGACCAAGCCTGGCTTTTAAAGATTTTGGCGTGCGTTTCATGGCCGAGTTACTTACTTACTATCATGATGGTAGAGATCTTACTGTTTTAACTGCAACTTCAGGAGACACAGGAGGGGCAGTTGCTGCCGCTTTTTACGCGCGTAAAGGTTTCGACGTTTTTATCCTTTATCCGTCTGGGAAAGTGAGCGCACTTCAGGAATTACAAATTGCCTCACTCGGTGGAAATGTTAGGGCGATTGAAGTTGACGGAACATTTGATGATTGCCAACGACTTGTGAAATCAGCACTAGTCGATCAAAAAATTCTTGCACGACGAACGTTCTGCTCAGCAAATTCAATTAATGTGGCGCGATTATTGCCCCAAATCTGCTATTATTTTTGGGCCGTCACCAAGCTTCCTGCTAAAACCAGCCCAATTTTTTCTGTCCCGTCAGGGAACTTTGGAAATGTCACGGCTTGCTTATTAGCTAAACAGATGGGACTGCCGGTAAAAACTGTCGTTGCTGCGACAAATGTAAATGACATTGTGCCGCGGTATCTTCGATCGGGAAATTATGAGGTGCAGCAGTTTAAATCGACACTTGCTAATGCAATGGATATTGCTGACCCGAGTAACTTCATTCGCATCCAGGCGTTGTATCAAGACTCACTTGAGAAATTACAGTCTGAGCTGCAGGCATTTGCCTTTTCTGATGAGGAAACAAAAGCTGCAATTGCGTTCCTTTATCGTCAATATCGCTATAGCAGCGAGCCTCACGCTGCGATTGGCTATTTGGGGCTGAAATTGCTTTTGCAGCAGGATCCAAATTCTATCGGCGTATTTCTGGGCACGGCGCACCCACTAAAGTTTAAGGATATTGTTGAGCCAATTCTTGCTACTCAACTAGCTGAACCGGCGGAAGTTTCCAAATTTAAGGATGCAAAAAAGCGATCAATAAAAATTTCCGCGCAGCCTGCTGATTTGGCTACAATTCTTACTGCCTAAAATTTTTGCAATATTTGCTTGGCAGGGGATAGATTGATTGTCAAGAATTGCTTGGAAAGCACCCTAGATCCAGCGTCTGACACTACGTTTGTAAAGGCTAAACTTCTCGCCAAAGATTTTCTCCATAAAGATTTCTTCGCGTAAGACGTATTGATTGTGGATGATCAAAAAGAATCCGAGCACAATTAAAAAAGGAATGAGTGAACCTAAGAGTAGGGCAATGCCGATCAGGATAATTGCCATGCCTAAATAGATTGGATTTCGGCTATATTTAAATGGTCCAGAGGTGATTAATGCAGTTGACTCCTTAAATGGACGAAGTGGGGTTTCGTGTTTACGAAAGAGCGAGGCGCAATAAATTACAAGCACAAAACCAAATAAAATTAATAAAAGGCCCGTTAGGAAAATGAAGGGGTTCAGCGTGTAAAGCTTAATATTTGGTGAAAAATAATGTGTAAGTAACATCCCAACAATTGAAAGCAGTAGCCAAATTGGCGGTAGAATTTGCATATTTATTCTCTAAACGCTTATAACATAGCTCAAAGCTAAAAAGGTTAAAAGTTTAAGTCCTCTATGTCTGGATACTTGCCGAAACGTCCTAGTGAATTTCATAAAATCCCACACGCGCGTCTGGCAATTATTGCTAGCATGTGGCACCGCGAATGTGTCCAGTCGATGATAGATCGCGCTTGCAGGGAGCTTGATGCGCTTGGAGTTAAGGCGCAAAATATTTCTGTACATTACTTGCCAGGTGCCTATGAATTGCCGCTTGCTGCTCAGTTACTATTTGAGAGAGAGCAAAAGTTAGACGCGATTCTTGCTTTTGGAGTTGTGCTTAAAGGTGGCACTACGCATGACCTTACAGTGCTGCAGAATGTAGTCCAAGGTTTTGCTGAAGTATCACGTCGCTATGGAAAACCAATTATCAATGAAGTGATCGGAGTTGTAAAAATCGAAGATGCCGTCAAAAGATCTGCCGATGATCTCTTGAATAAAGGTTTAGAAGCAGTTTTTGCTGTATCTGAATTATTACATTGGAATAATTCTCTAAAACCGCCAGCTTAACTTGCGCTTTCCCTAGAAACTATACTGGCCTTTGCAGCACATATCTG is from bacterium and encodes:
- a CDS encoding homoserine kinase translates to MKNLSTVKVFSPATVANVACAFDVLGFALESVGDLITAHKTKVPGVKITKIISPYGELSLDPKHNTASVAAQTLLKNLDPGLGFELEIEKQMPIGSGLGSSAASAAGAVFALNELLNRPFTQKELITFAMEGERVAAGVAHADNVAPALLGGFTLVRQGLPLDVVKIPFPEQLVIAVVCPLIEVRTEDARKILKKLIPFKRVVEQFGNIAGLVAGLCQKDLELIGRSLQDVIIEPERAILIPGFKEAKQSALDAGALGCSISGSGPALFAFCKDLAQAQKVADALALQFKKIEIDSLVFTSAINRTGCAVVEGQ
- the ribH gene encoding 6,7-dimethyl-8-ribityllumazine synthase, translating into MSGYLPKRPSEFHKIPHARLAIIASMWHRECVQSMIDRACRELDALGVKAQNISVHYLPGAYELPLAAQLLFEREQKLDAILAFGVVLKGGTTHDLTVLQNVVQGFAEVSRRYGKPIINEVIGVVKIEDAVKRSADDLLNKGLEAVFAVSELLHWNNSLKPPA
- the thrC gene encoding threonine synthase codes for the protein MKFYSTKDRSVSVSLKEAVINNLPAGGGLYLPEEIPRIQPGQLESLASLSFPEHSFEILHTLLTNSLPRKILEAICYKAFSFDVPLVRLATNLYTLELFHGPSLAFKDFGVRFMAELLTYYHDGRDLTVLTATSGDTGGAVAAAFYARKGFDVFILYPSGKVSALQELQIASLGGNVRAIEVDGTFDDCQRLVKSALVDQKILARRTFCSANSINVARLLPQICYYFWAVTKLPAKTSPIFSVPSGNFGNVTACLLAKQMGLPVKTVVAATNVNDIVPRYLRSGNYEVQQFKSTLANAMDIADPSNFIRIQALYQDSLEKLQSELQAFAFSDEETKAAIAFLYRQYRYSSEPHAAIGYLGLKLLLQQDPNSIGVFLGTAHPLKFKDIVEPILATQLAEPAEVSKFKDAKKRSIKISAQPADLATILTA
- a CDS encoding isoprenylcysteine carboxylmethyltransferase family protein, whose product is MQILPPIWLLLSIVGMLLTHYFSPNIKLYTLNPFIFLTGLLLILFGFVLVIYCASLFRKHETPLRPFKESTALITSGPFKYSRNPIYLGMAIILIGIALLLGSLIPFLIVLGFFLIIHNQYVLREEIFMEKIFGEKFSLYKRSVRRWI